GGGTCGCTCTCTCCCACTCGACCAGGAGTCGTTGGTACTCCGCCGCGCGGCCGGGGGCGTCGGGCTCCTCCATGAGCCGGCGGATGGCCGCGTTGATCCGCGCAGCAGCAGGGCGCAGCCTTCCGTGAGGCCGGGAGGGGGAGGGCATTGGTAAAGCGTGCGGTCCCGCACCGACAACGGTCGTCGGCTTCCCGCAGTGGAGGGCATGGCTGGCGCTCGGGCGGCTGTTCCCAGCGAAGGCGCGGACTGTCGACTTCCCGACTCCGCCCGTGCCTTCGCGGGGGTTTCACTGGTCCTCGGGGACTTCAACATCCTGGAGCCGGAGCACATCCTGAAGTACCGCACGTTCCAGCTGGGAGTACGCGTTCTATACCGGGCTCGCCGAGGCCGGCTACCGGGACGCCTTCCGCCTCCTGGCTCCGGACGCCCTGGAGTATTCCTGGGTGGGGCGCACCGGCGACGGCTACCGCTACGACCACGCCCACGTCTCCGGCCCCCTCGCTGGGTGCCTGGCCGACTGCCGGTACGTGCACGAGCCGCGGACCGACGAGGACCGGCTCACCGACCACTCTGCCCTGACGGTCGCCCTGGCGCTCAACGCCGGGGCGCCGCTGGACGTGACCGACCTGGCCGACCAGCTGATCCGCGCCGGCGCTGTTCTGACCCTGCTGCAGAATCCACCCGCGGAGGACGGCATGAAGGTTGACACCTGGGACTACGTGACGCGGCTGCGGAAGTGGCTCGACGCGGACGCGGCCCCGACGTCGGTGGAGGACGCGCGGCTCCTGCGCGTGCTCAAGATTTCTGAGGAACTGGGGGAGGTCGCGGAGGCCCTTCACGGGGCGCTCGGCGCCAACCCGCGCAAGGGTGCGTCCCACGACTGGGGGGACGTGGCGAAGGAACTCGCGGACGTCATCGTGACGGTCATGGTCGCCTGGACACCGTGAGCGGGGATGGCGCGAGCCTGGTGGAGCAGCAGCTCCAGGGCCGCGTGGAGGAGGAGATCACGGCGGCCGGGGACACCCGGCTCTTCCAGGTCCTCGCGATCAGCGGCGACATGGGCGCCATCGCCACCGCCGTGTACGGCGCGCTGAGCATCGGCCCGCGCGGTGAGGCGGTCGAGATCACGCACACGTGGGAGGACGTGGAGGCGTGCCTCGGCCTGCTCATCCTCACTGCCGCCGCCGCACTGGACGACCTCACCGGCGATGCCTGGGACACGGTGGATGAGCGGCTGCGTTTCCTCGTGGCGAGGGTCGCGGCCTAGGCCGGACATGAACCCCAGCTGACCCGCTCCACCCTCTGTACGGATGGGCCCGCACGGCAGTGCGGGCCCATCCGCGTCATCCCCTACTTCGCGGACGCACACGTCCTGGTGGGGCGTATCCCGGCTCCCTGGTGGGAGATGAGTGGGAGACAAGTGGGAGATGATCATGGCGTGGTGCTGCAATCAGGCGCTAGGAAATGCTAGATAGCGCTACCTGTGCGGCCCTGGTTCAGCCCGCCGACTCCGCCGCGTGCGGGCTGAGGACACCCGCTGCCACCAGGGCGATGATGACGATGCCGAGGGCGATGCGGTACCAGACGAACGGCATGAAGCTCTTGGTCGAGATGAACTTCATGAACGAAACTATGTCGACGTGTCCTGAGCGGCTTTGACCTGCTGGTTTCCACCACTTTTCAAGATCGAATGGTAGAGCAGTGGGAGATGGCGCCTTCCAGTGCTCTCCCTCGCCGACCACGAACGGCGCAGCCACCTGCTTTGCAGCGAATCGGCAATCTCCTGCTCCATGGCCAGGGCAACGTGCGAGTAGAGACCTTCCACGCCGGCGACCTCGCGGCCCCTGCGGGTCTCCACGGCGATGCGACTGTGTCGATCTTCATCCAGCCACTCCTTGCCGCCGTGACGAAGCAGGTACAGCCGCTTTCCGGCGTTTGTGGTCGCGGGGAACCGGCCCCTGACCCGCGGCCAAAACTGTCCAACAAGGCACTGGCCGCAGTGCGTGCCCCGGTCGCTCACCAGCCTGGATGAGATTTTCGGCAAGGGCAGGATGCATGAGGCCGACTGGGACGACAACGGTGCCCCGGATGAGCTGATCGGCACGTGAAGAGCTGTGCGGCGGTGACCTGCATGCCCTGGCGGTCGCCGGAGGCGCTCCAGCGGTCACCGCGCTCCAGCGGTCACCGCGCCCCAGCTGGCGCTGGCCGCGTTTCTGCGTCTGCCCGCCGGGTGATCCCGTACCGGGGCGCCGCTGCTGTGGCACTCGTGCCCGTACGGGGCGGTGTAGCCGGTGGTCGGGTGCACGGTCGCCTCAGGTTGTCGGTGCCGTCGGCTAGCGTGCGAGGTATGCGCTACTTCAATACGGCCGGGCCGTGCGTCCCCACGCGTCACTACATGGTGCCGGCCCAGGAGCGGCTGCCCAGGGCCCGCGGGTACATCGAGCAGGGCCAGTACTTCGTGGTGCACGCGCCGCGGCAGACCGGGAAGACGACGGTGCTGGCGGCGATGGCCCGGGAACTGACGGCCTCGGGCCGGTACGCGGCGCTGCACTTCTCGTGCGAGAGCGCGGAGGTGGCCGGGGAGGACTACGGCCAGGCCGAGCTGCTGGTGCTGGAGGCGATTCGGCGGTCCGCGGAGTCCGCTGGGCTTCCTGATGAGCTCGCGCCCCCCGCCTCCTGGCCCGACGCGGTGCCCGGGTCCCGGCTCACGCGGGGGCTGGCTGAGTGGGTGCGGAGCTGTCCGCGTCCGCTGGTGCTGTTCTTCGACGAGATCGACGCGCTGCGGGGGGAGAGCCTGCGCAGTGTGCTGCGCCAGTTGCGCGATGGCTTCACCGTCAGCCGTGGCGGCTTCCCGCATGCGGTGGTGCTGTGCGGGCTGCGGGATGTGCGTGACTACAAGGCGGCCTCGGGCGGGGATCCGGGGCGCCTTGGTACGTCGAGTCCTTTCAACATCAAGGTGGCGTCGCTGCGGTTGGGCGACTTCACCGAGGCCGAGGTCGCCGAGCTGTACGGGCAGCACACCACGCAGACGGGCCAGGATTTCACGGTGGATGCGCTGGAGCGTGCCTTCAGCTTTACCCAGGGACAGCCGTGGCTGGTCAACGCGCTGGCCCGGGAGGTCGTCGAGGAGATGGGGGTGCCGTCGGACACGCCGATCACGGCCGAGCACATGGAGGAGGCGAAGGAGCGGCTGATCCTGGCGCGTGCGACGCATCTGGACTCGCTGGCCGCCAGGTTGGGCGAGGACCGGGTGCGGCGGGTGATCCAGCCGTTGATCGCGGGCGAGCTGCTCCTGCCGACGGACACGTACGACGACGATCTGGCGTACGTGCGCGACCTGGGGCTGGTCGCTCCGGACGCGCCGGTGCGGGTGGCCAATCCGATCTACCAGGAGGTCATTGTCCGGGTCCTGGGAAACAACACGGAGGGCCAGGTCGTCGCCGCCCCGAGCAGCTTCCGGCTGCCGGACGGCCGGATCGACATGGACAAGCTGCTGTGCTCCTTCGCCGAGTTCTGGCGGGAGAACGGCGAGATCCTGGCCACCGCCTCGACCTACCCGGAGGCCGCAGCACAGCTGGTGATGATGGCCTACCTGCACCGGATCGTGAACGGGGCGGGTTTCATCGACCGGGAGTACGGGGTCGGCCGGCGGCGCGTGGACCTGCTGATTCGCCAGCCGTACACCGCTGCCGACGGTTCGCGGGCGGTGCAGCGCGAGGCGCTGGAGCTGAAGGTGTGGCGCCAGGGCCGCACCGACCCCCTCGCCGAGGGGCTGGCACAGTTGGACGACTACCTGGACCGCATGGAGCTGTACACGGGCACCCTCGTCGTTTTCGACACCCGCCCGCAGGCAGCCCCGGTCCACGAGCGCACCGCCTTCTCGCAGCAGACCACGCCCTCCGGGCGCACCGTCACCCTGCTGCGCGCCTGACGGCCGGGAGACCTCAGCCAGGAGCGCCCCCGGATCTTCCTCCCGTGGCCGTGTTCCCGGAGCAGCACGGGTTCGGTGCGGGAGCTGGAGGGGCTCGGCAGCCAGGAATCGGGGCAGTTCGGTGCTGACACGTCAGCACCGTGTCAGCACATGAAACCCTGGGGGCGGGCCGCGGCACGTTCTTCGACAAGCGCGCCGACGGCACCTTCGGTCCCGTGGAGGACATCAAGATCGATGTTCTGGTCACCCCCGAGCAGTGGGACGCCCTGGGCCGCATCGGCGCCCCAGGTAGCCTCGCCTCCGGTGCCCAGAAGGCCATGGCAGCCGGGGTCGCGTCTCTCGACCAGCGATGAGGCGGCAGAGCGCCCGTTACCTCGTCCCCGGAACCACGGTCAGGCGTACGCCAACCCTCGTCAGTGTTCCGAACTGTCGTGCGGGGACGGTGGTGACGCGGGCCCTGGAGGTTGCTGCGGGGGCTCTTGATGCTGCGCTGCTCGAGTGAAACGGGTGGCGCGCTGTCACTCCAGACGGGGTACGCGCAGTGACCGGCGGTCTTCGGGGCGCGTTGGGAAGGTTGCGTTGAAGACCGCATCCGGCCACTGCCTTACCTACTGACGAGTCAACAAGGTGAGGCGGCGCGCACGCTGTTGAGCTACATGGCCTCACTGGAACTGCCTGGTGGCTTTGTCAGTGATCTCCTTGCCAAGGTGTACATCCCCGACGGCGACGGCCGTGATGCTGGATCGCGGCGTCGCTGGGCGGGGCAATTCGCGGCATGCATTCCGACGGCCGGCAGGGGAGTGAGGCAGCTCCGGGGGCTCCGGCAGCGCCGGCCCGTGTCCCGGTCCCCGGGGACCCAAGCGCCCTCGGGCCAGGGCATCGGCATCCGTGCGCTGTGCGGCTGCGGTCTGGGGCGTCGGTTCGCGGCCGCTGTGGGTTGGGCGGGGTGCCTGCTCGGCACCGGCTGCCGCCTTGCGAGCCAGGCCTACCGGGCCTGTCAGGCTTGTCAGTCCTGCGCGGTGTGCGGCTGTCGCAGCGGCGACGGCGCCCCCGGTCTGGATGGCCAGTGCGGGGATCGGACGGAGGGCGACAGCGGCCGCAGCTGCAGTCTGTGAGTTGCTGGGGCGCTCGGCATGCGTCGCAGGGGCGGGACGGGAAACGGTCCGTGACGAACGCTGTGTGTCGTTCCTGGGCGAAGGGCCGGAGGTCTCCTCGGCCATCCACACCTGCTCGCCCCGGCCCAGGTCGTGGCTGTCGGCGAAGACGGCGACCTGCCACAAGGCGGCGGCCAGGTGCGGGCCATGGCCGCACTGAGCGGGTCGGTGCGTGTGACGGTTTTGCGCAGCGTGGTGGCGATCCGCTCCCACAGCAGTGCCTGGCCGGCATCCGCGGCGGTGGGGGTGTAGGCGTCGATGCGGTCACGGACGGGCGTGTGCCAGTCGGACACACCGGGCTCCGGGACGAACTGCCAGTCCAGCACGGGTGGTTCACCCCCGCCCGGCCGGCGGGGCGGCTCGGTAGGCGCCGTGGTTCACACGGACCAGACGGCCGCGCTTTTCCAGCCGGGACAAGCTGGAGTACACGCTGGCCACCGGCGCATCAAGGGCCTGGTGGACCTGCTCCGGGCTCCAGGTGCGGGCCGAATCCTGGGCCAGCAGCAGCGCGATCCGCTCGGTCATCGCCGGCCGCGTC
Above is a window of Streptomyces sp. DT2A-34 DNA encoding:
- a CDS encoding MazG-like family protein codes for the protein MGRTGDGYRYDHAHVSGPLAGCLADCRYVHEPRTDEDRLTDHSALTVALALNAGAPLDVTDLADQLIRAGAVLTLLQNPPAEDGMKVDTWDYVTRLRKWLDADAAPTSVEDARLLRVLKISEELGEVAEALHGALGANPRKGASHDWGDVAKELADVIVTVMVAWTP
- a CDS encoding ATP-binding protein; this encodes MRYFNTAGPCVPTRHYMVPAQERLPRARGYIEQGQYFVVHAPRQTGKTTVLAAMARELTASGRYAALHFSCESAEVAGEDYGQAELLVLEAIRRSAESAGLPDELAPPASWPDAVPGSRLTRGLAEWVRSCPRPLVLFFDEIDALRGESLRSVLRQLRDGFTVSRGGFPHAVVLCGLRDVRDYKAASGGDPGRLGTSSPFNIKVASLRLGDFTEAEVAELYGQHTTQTGQDFTVDALERAFSFTQGQPWLVNALAREVVEEMGVPSDTPITAEHMEEAKERLILARATHLDSLAARLGEDRVRRVIQPLIAGELLLPTDTYDDDLAYVRDLGLVAPDAPVRVANPIYQEVIVRVLGNNTEGQVVAAPSSFRLPDGRIDMDKLLCSFAEFWRENGEILATASTYPEAAAQLVMMAYLHRIVNGAGFIDREYGVGRRRVDLLIRQPYTAADGSRAVQREALELKVWRQGRTDPLAEGLAQLDDYLDRMELYTGTLVVFDTRPQAAPVHERTAFSQQTTPSGRTVTLLRA